In Verrucomicrobiota bacterium, one genomic interval encodes:
- the pgm gene encoding phosphoglucomutase (alpha-D-glucose-1,6-bisphosphate-dependent), whose amino-acid sequence MAISPLAGKLPPSEILIDVSKLLAAYYDSAPDVANPKQAVSFGTSGHRGTSLNGSFNDAHIAAITQAICEYRREAHITGPLYVGKDTHALSAPAEKTALEVLAANGVETLIQENDGFTPTPAISVAILTYNHGRTSGLSDGIVITPSHNPPKDGGFKYNPPNGGPADVDITKRVQNRANELIKNGNRDVKRVTYEKALAAATTHKTDFAQGYVEQLGAIIDFDVIKSAKLRIGIDPLGGASVHYWEPIIARYGIDVTIVNKAVDAQFAFMAVDHDGQIRMDCSSAYAMTPLIALKDKYQIAAGNDTDSDRHGIVAPSVGLLNPNHFLAVSIRYLFSHRPQWGAHVGIGKTLVSSCIIDKVAAKLGRKLLEVPVGFKWFVNGLFDGSLGFVGEESAGASFLRKDGHVWSTDKDGIIMDLLAAEMTAKEGKDPGEQFAQITAEFGIPYYSRVDAAATREQKAILLDLSPDNVKENTLAGDPITAKLTKAPGNGAAIGGLKVTTDCGWFAARPSGTEDVYKIYAESLKSKNHLQQILSEAKQMVDGVLKG is encoded by the coding sequence ATGGCTATCTCCCCGCTCGCAGGTAAACTCCCCCCGTCTGAAATTTTAATCGACGTGAGCAAATTGCTCGCCGCCTATTACGACTCGGCCCCGGATGTGGCGAACCCCAAACAAGCCGTCTCCTTTGGCACCAGCGGGCACCGAGGCACTTCGTTGAATGGTTCCTTTAACGACGCGCATATTGCCGCCATCACCCAAGCGATTTGTGAATACCGCCGGGAGGCCCATATCACCGGCCCTCTTTATGTGGGGAAAGATACCCATGCCTTGTCCGCCCCTGCGGAAAAGACCGCCTTGGAAGTCCTCGCGGCAAATGGTGTCGAAACGCTCATCCAAGAAAATGACGGATTCACTCCCACCCCGGCGATTTCCGTAGCGATCCTGACTTATAATCATGGCCGCACCAGCGGACTCTCTGACGGTATCGTGATCACCCCTTCCCATAACCCACCCAAAGACGGGGGATTCAAATATAATCCCCCTAATGGTGGTCCCGCCGATGTGGACATCACCAAGAGGGTGCAGAACCGAGCGAATGAATTGATCAAAAACGGTAACCGCGATGTCAAACGGGTGACCTATGAAAAAGCTCTCGCCGCTGCGACCACACACAAAACCGATTTTGCTCAGGGATACGTCGAGCAACTCGGGGCGATCATCGACTTTGATGTGATCAAATCTGCAAAACTACGCATCGGCATCGACCCCCTCGGCGGGGCGAGTGTCCATTATTGGGAACCCATCATTGCCCGCTACGGCATCGATGTGACCATCGTCAATAAAGCCGTGGACGCACAATTTGCTTTTATGGCCGTCGACCATGACGGGCAAATCCGCATGGATTGCTCCAGTGCCTACGCCATGACCCCCTTGATCGCACTCAAGGACAAATACCAAATCGCCGCCGGTAATGACACCGATTCTGACCGCCACGGCATTGTCGCGCCGTCTGTGGGGCTCTTGAATCCGAACCACTTTCTGGCCGTGTCCATCCGCTACCTTTTTAGTCACCGCCCGCAATGGGGTGCCCACGTCGGCATCGGCAAAACCCTCGTCAGTAGCTGCATCATCGATAAAGTCGCCGCCAAGCTTGGGCGCAAATTGCTCGAGGTCCCCGTGGGATTCAAGTGGTTCGTCAATGGTCTCTTTGACGGTTCCTTAGGTTTCGTCGGAGAGGAGAGTGCCGGGGCGAGTTTCCTGCGTAAAGACGGGCATGTCTGGAGTACTGACAAGGACGGGATCATCATGGACTTGCTCGCTGCTGAGATGACCGCAAAGGAAGGTAAAGACCCGGGTGAACAATTTGCGCAGATCACTGCGGAATTTGGGATCCCGTATTATTCCCGCGTCGATGCAGCCGCTACCCGTGAACAAAAAGCCATCCTCTTGGACCTCTCCCCTGACAATGTGAAGGAAAACACGCTGGCCGGTGACCCGATCACCGCCAAGCTCACAAAAGCCCCCGGTAATGGTGCCGCCATCGGCGGACTCAAAGTCACGACTGACTGCGGCTGGTTCGCCGCCCGCCCCTCAGGGACTGAAGACGTTTACAAAATTTACGCTGAAAGTCTCAAGAGTAAAAATCATCTCCAACAAATCCTCTCCGAAGCTAAACAAATGGTCGACGGGGTATTAAAAGGATGA
- the ugpC gene encoding sn-glycerol-3-phosphate ABC transporter ATP-binding protein UgpC, whose protein sequence is MAKVVLENVSKIYRGDKGEDVLAVDDFNLEIDDQEFVVFVGPSGCGKTTTLRMIAGLEEISRGKISIDDKVVNDVPPKNRDIAMVFQNYALYPHMTVYRNMAFGLELRRVPKEEIKKRVQEASEILKLTKEELDRKPKALSGGQRQRVALGRAIVRKPKVFLFDEPLSNLDAKMRVEMRTEISKLHTKLSATMIYVTHDQVEAMTMADRIVVMSRSKIQQVGEPLDIYNNPTNKFVAEFIGSPPMNFFKGAIVQKNNTLYFQEDTPGAISLKVDDVHIKRLGVYLGKPVYFGIRPEDIEDKLYIDEAPPERCSLATVEVAEPMGAETFLYLSSGKASFIARCKPHAKHDLGNKVELVFNTKKSHFFDVTTEQVIK, encoded by the coding sequence ATGGCTAAAGTAGTTCTAGAGAATGTCAGTAAAATCTATCGGGGAGACAAGGGAGAAGATGTCTTGGCGGTGGACGATTTTAATCTGGAAATCGATGATCAGGAATTTGTTGTATTTGTGGGGCCTTCCGGCTGTGGAAAGACGACAACACTGCGTATGATTGCCGGTCTGGAAGAGATTTCCCGCGGGAAAATCTCGATTGATGACAAGGTGGTTAATGATGTTCCCCCGAAAAACCGCGATATCGCCATGGTTTTCCAGAACTATGCCCTCTACCCACATATGACTGTTTACCGGAATATGGCTTTCGGACTGGAGCTGCGCCGTGTCCCGAAGGAGGAAATCAAGAAACGTGTACAAGAAGCCTCTGAAATCCTCAAACTCACCAAAGAGGAGCTCGACCGCAAACCGAAAGCCCTTTCCGGTGGACAGCGCCAGCGTGTCGCCTTGGGGCGTGCCATTGTCCGTAAACCCAAAGTATTCCTTTTTGACGAACCCCTCTCGAATCTTGATGCGAAAATGAGGGTGGAAATGAGGACCGAGATTTCCAAGCTCCATACGAAGTTATCTGCCACCATGATTTATGTCACCCATGACCAGGTCGAAGCCATGACAATGGCGGACCGCATCGTGGTCATGAGCCGGTCCAAAATCCAGCAAGTCGGTGAACCCTTGGATATTTATAATAATCCGACAAATAAATTTGTTGCGGAATTTATCGGTAGCCCGCCCATGAATTTTTTCAAGGGGGCAATCGTTCAGAAAAATAATACCTTGTACTTCCAGGAAGATACCCCCGGGGCAATTTCATTGAAGGTGGATGATGTCCATATTAAGCGCCTGGGCGTATATCTCGGGAAACCCGTTTATTTCGGAATCCGCCCTGAAGACATCGAGGATAAACTTTATATTGATGAAGCCCCGCCTGAACGCTGCTCCCTAGCGACAGTGGAAGTCGCCGAACCGATGGGCGCAGAAACATTCCTTTATCTTTCGAGCGGTAAGGCCTCCTTTATTGCCCGTTGTAAACCTCACGCAAAACATGACCTCGGCAATAAAGTCGAGCTAGTTTTTAACACTAAAAAATCCCACTTCTTCGATGTTACCACTGAACAAGTGATTAAATAG
- a CDS encoding FUSC family protein, which produces MALRDTFFTENAFQMGIKTIVASSLALLVAQASHLFNGYWILVTVMILSNASPILAWQKSVGRIIGTLAGSLMAVVVSSVFVQSPVWLVIIIFSFMVISGYGSFASEYPYAFTISGVTFLFIIYTVMTNPANLFNVAFYRTFDIILGITISWVVNQIFWPRPYRQNIPKAFRQSIVDIKAICAAVIRRLEGEDGGGEFDYSALSKKNQQVIDLNMGLLANIRKSSSLKESSIDHFIRISTGLKDVLFKIDFLIDLLEVQDHVHAVREMKADIAQRYASVVKRLDHVMFALGPVVDGFIYDPVETVDTTTYRRLYEFLRERRLVSAGAVTDDLTVIETLRTFESMEESLYQLQMDIQEHSYAEPQILFHPRPLYYMMDHLKGHLRSPDAHALRHGIKIGLAVLIGFYIYYATKWSGSFLMIITIIIVMQPNLGSGLKMMVQWTGGAVIGAFVGLFYVTAIFPSINSMGALLLVLAPFFYIIGWGVAERPNQVAVYIDMGIILGVSVFGQQYAAPADLARFFPLALGVIAGSFIGSVVNYFVWPIQARGMLLRKLHDLVHDSREISAILLGSYAEPVTDFERVRIIRTQAQMVGADATKLLADAQTELTGATLDLKNVSRLISLLRTLPIHLTVAGNIWQKCMNLDISRNLLREEFHHAFDEINNRMISLEKALDKGCLPPSTTALDESLAAIESKIVELKKDRGRLILDPSDFAKFVLLRQTLFAVSRFLNQIDSVGELHCAPAPAHHVLRKAFVG; this is translated from the coding sequence ATGGCCTTGAGAGATACTTTCTTTACCGAGAATGCGTTCCAAATGGGGATCAAGACGATTGTGGCTTCATCTTTGGCCCTGCTGGTCGCACAGGCGTCCCATCTTTTTAACGGCTACTGGATTCTGGTCACAGTGATGATCTTGAGTAATGCCAGCCCGATTCTCGCCTGGCAAAAAAGTGTGGGCCGGATTATCGGTACGCTGGCAGGATCCCTGATGGCGGTTGTTGTTTCTAGTGTGTTTGTCCAATCCCCGGTGTGGCTTGTCATTATTATCTTCAGTTTCATGGTTATCAGCGGTTACGGTTCATTCGCCTCAGAGTATCCATACGCATTTACCATTTCCGGGGTGACCTTCCTTTTTATCATTTACACGGTGATGACGAATCCTGCCAATCTCTTCAACGTGGCCTTCTACCGGACTTTCGACATCATCCTGGGTATTACGATTTCATGGGTGGTGAATCAAATATTTTGGCCCCGGCCCTATCGGCAAAATATTCCTAAGGCCTTCCGTCAAAGTATTGTCGATATTAAAGCAATTTGCGCGGCAGTGATCCGCCGCTTGGAGGGCGAGGACGGCGGCGGGGAGTTTGATTATTCCGCACTCAGTAAAAAGAACCAGCAAGTCATCGACTTGAATATGGGGCTGCTGGCCAATATCCGGAAGAGTTCTTCCCTGAAGGAGTCTTCAATCGACCATTTTATCAGAATCTCCACCGGCCTCAAGGATGTGCTTTTCAAGATCGATTTTTTAATCGACCTCTTGGAGGTGCAGGATCACGTGCACGCTGTGCGTGAAATGAAGGCCGATATCGCGCAACGTTACGCTTCCGTCGTGAAAAGATTAGACCACGTTATGTTCGCCCTCGGCCCTGTCGTGGATGGGTTTATCTATGACCCAGTGGAGACTGTGGATACCACGACATACAGGCGGCTGTATGAATTCCTGCGCGAGAGGCGCCTGGTAAGTGCAGGGGCTGTCACGGATGATCTCACGGTCATCGAGACATTAAGGACATTTGAGTCCATGGAGGAGTCCCTCTACCAGCTCCAGATGGATATACAGGAGCATTCCTATGCCGAACCCCAGATCCTTTTCCATCCCCGCCCGCTTTATTACATGATGGATCATTTGAAAGGACATTTAAGATCCCCTGATGCCCACGCACTGCGACACGGGATTAAAATCGGGCTGGCTGTCCTGATCGGGTTTTATATTTATTATGCCACAAAATGGTCGGGTTCATTCCTGATGATTATTACCATCATCATCGTGATGCAGCCGAATCTCGGTAGTGGACTCAAAATGATGGTCCAGTGGACGGGTGGGGCGGTGATCGGGGCTTTTGTCGGGCTTTTTTATGTGACCGCCATCTTTCCTTCGATTAACTCCATGGGGGCACTCCTCTTGGTGCTGGCCCCCTTCTTTTATATCATTGGCTGGGGAGTCGCGGAGCGCCCAAATCAAGTGGCTGTTTATATAGATATGGGCATTATTCTGGGAGTATCCGTATTCGGCCAGCAATATGCGGCCCCGGCGGATCTGGCTCGGTTTTTCCCGCTGGCCCTCGGTGTGATCGCCGGTTCCTTTATTGGTAGCGTGGTGAATTATTTTGTCTGGCCCATCCAAGCCCGGGGGATGCTCCTGCGCAAATTGCACGACTTGGTCCACGACTCACGCGAAATATCCGCGATCCTTTTAGGGTCTTATGCCGAGCCCGTCACTGATTTCGAGAGGGTCCGTATCATCCGTACACAGGCGCAAATGGTCGGGGCCGATGCGACCAAACTCCTAGCCGATGCCCAGACGGAGTTAACCGGAGCGACACTGGATTTAAAGAATGTTTCCCGCCTGATCAGCCTTTTGAGGACCTTACCCATCCATCTCACTGTCGCAGGGAATATCTGGCAAAAATGTATGAATCTGGATATCTCGCGCAATTTGCTGCGCGAAGAGTTTCACCACGCTTTTGACGAGATTAATAACCGGATGATCTCCCTGGAGAAAGCCCTCGATAAAGGCTGCCTGCCCCCGTCCACCACCGCCCTCGACGAAAGCCTCGCTGCCATTGAATCAAAAATCGTCGAATTAAAAAAGGACCGGGGCCGC
- a CDS encoding HlyD family secretion protein: MPEPATSRTNETAAPAKKGGWWRKLFASIIILFAVFLVVVFASYQVSHPTTNDISVQAYIIGVTARVSGPIVKKHFRENQYVKEGDLLFEIDPSTFEAVYDKALAEKKHAFDFVATLEAGVISAQTQVKTIQVDLTNQMDILTRYEGMLKDGAIAEIPYQNQQTKVNSTQQALNEAQSSLIAAQAQLSSTVQSNPILKAAEAALKSAELNLSYAKVYAPKSGYITNENIQEGTYVNEGKALFALVVDGDWWVNARFKETQIRIIHNGDPVKIYLKMYPQLILEGEVSGTGWAIYQEDGATVQMLPKIDPTVDWVRLANRYNVRIHIKNLDKNKPLRIGATGVVVVDSDRMD, translated from the coding sequence ATGCCAGAACCCGCCACATCCCGCACGAATGAAACGGCTGCACCTGCAAAAAAAGGGGGCTGGTGGCGTAAATTATTCGCCTCTATCATTATTCTTTTTGCCGTATTCCTCGTTGTGGTATTCGCCTCTTACCAAGTCTCCCACCCCACGACCAATGATATCAGTGTGCAGGCCTATATCATCGGGGTCACCGCACGGGTCAGCGGACCGATCGTCAAAAAACATTTCCGGGAGAACCAATACGTCAAGGAAGGTGACCTTCTCTTCGAGATTGATCCTTCCACTTTCGAAGCGGTTTATGACAAGGCCCTAGCCGAAAAAAAACATGCCTTTGATTTTGTCGCCACACTGGAAGCGGGTGTGATATCGGCACAGACTCAGGTCAAAACGATCCAAGTGGACTTAACCAACCAGATGGATATCCTCACCCGTTATGAGGGTATGCTCAAGGACGGGGCCATCGCGGAAATCCCTTATCAAAACCAACAGACTAAAGTAAACTCCACCCAGCAAGCTCTGAATGAAGCTCAGTCGAGCCTGATTGCGGCCCAGGCCCAGCTCAGCTCCACTGTCCAGAGTAACCCGATCCTCAAAGCCGCAGAGGCCGCGCTCAAAAGTGCAGAACTCAATCTGTCCTATGCAAAAGTTTACGCGCCAAAATCTGGATATATCACAAATGAAAACATCCAGGAGGGCACCTACGTAAATGAAGGTAAAGCCCTCTTTGCCCTCGTCGTCGATGGCGACTGGTGGGTGAATGCGCGTTTCAAGGAAACCCAGATCCGCATCATCCATAATGGTGACCCGGTGAAAATTTACCTCAAAATGTATCCCCAACTGATTTTAGAGGGGGAAGTCTCCGGCACCGGTTGGGCAATCTATCAGGAAGACGGCGCGACAGTCCAGATGCTCCCAAAAATAGATCCCACCGTGGATTGGGTCCGTTTGGCAAACCGTTATAATGTCCGTATCCATATCAAAAACCTCGATAAAAATAAACCCCTCCGGATCGGGGCGACCGGCGTCGTCGTGGTCGATTCCGACCGGATGGATTAA
- the rph gene encoding ribonuclease PH has translation MNRPDSRAVDQLRPLTITPDIAPYATGSVLMGFGNTRVICAVTVEESVPRWMKEQGVTGGWVTAEYSMLPYSTLGRKQRDIAKGKIDGRSQEIQRLVGRSLRAVIDLEKLGSRTLWIDCDVLQADGGTRTASITGAMVALALAVKKLQASGKLVDSPIKQFVSAISVGIFEGQPVLDLNYIEDSRASVDMNVVMTEKGEFVEIQGSGEESTFTESEMAQMLTLAKKGIQDLTTFQKSVLA, from the coding sequence ATGAATAGACCCGACTCCCGAGCAGTTGACCAATTGCGCCCCCTGACCATCACCCCAGATATCGCCCCTTACGCGACGGGTTCCGTTCTGATGGGTTTTGGTAATACCCGTGTGATTTGTGCGGTCACTGTCGAAGAGTCCGTCCCCCGTTGGATGAAAGAGCAGGGCGTGACAGGCGGCTGGGTCACCGCCGAGTATTCCATGCTACCTTATTCCACCCTCGGACGTAAACAACGCGATATCGCCAAGGGAAAAATCGATGGCCGTTCCCAGGAGATTCAACGTCTCGTGGGCCGTTCACTCCGAGCTGTCATTGATCTCGAAAAACTCGGCAGCCGCACCCTGTGGATCGATTGTGATGTACTCCAGGCTGATGGCGGCACCCGTACAGCCTCCATTACAGGAGCCATGGTCGCCTTGGCTCTGGCTGTCAAAAAACTCCAGGCTTCCGGGAAATTAGTCGACTCCCCCATCAAACAATTTGTTTCCGCCATTAGTGTCGGCATTTTTGAAGGTCAACCCGTTCTTGATTTGAATTATATCGAGGACAGTAGAGCCAGCGTGGATATGAATGTCGTCATGACTGAAAAAGGTGAATTTGTCGAAATCCAAGGTTCCGGTGAAGAATCCACTTTTACAGAGTCCGAGATGGCACAAATGCTTACCCTCGCCAAAAAAGGGATCCAAGACCTCACGACCTTCCAGAAATCTGTGCTGGCTTAG